In one Anaerohalosphaeraceae bacterium genomic region, the following are encoded:
- the uvrA gene encoding excinuclease ABC subunit UvrA: protein MNDSQKYIRIRGAAEHNLKNINVDIPRDKLVVITGLSGSGKSSLAFDTIYAEGQRKYVESLSAYARQFLEQMQKPHVEHIEGLPPTIAIEQRSASSNPRSTVATTTEIYDYCRLLFARIGQPHCWKCGRPIQSQHATQIVDSILSFPENTRIQICAPIVRGQKGEHRDIFAQIQRDGFVRARVDGVIYDIKNIPKLDKNKKHDIAAVVDRLILKDNIRIRLADSIETALKIGDGLVLVMVQTPEEKKDNGGDGQWRDVIYSEKFACPEHPEASLPELSPRLFSFNSPYGACPACDGLGTILEFDPDLIVPDKTVSLENGAVEAWRKGGKRMNIYYNRLINRFCRQFGISKSEPYSNLPAPIRQILLYGTTPEDEARYGMAFEGVIPNLRRRWENTTSEYVKARLHGYLSETPCQTCKGTRLRPEASAVTICGKNISQITEMTVQTAQQFFAELPLNPEQAVIAEQPLKEIRARLQFLIDVGLGYLTLDRTSRTLSGGEAQRIRLATQVGSGLVGCCYVLDEPTIGLHRRDNDRLLSILKRLRDIGNTVLVVEHDEEVIRQADYIIDIGPAAGSHGGQVVVAGSLEDVCRCPQSITGQYLSGAKRIEMPPRRHKVKMSYCIEVRGAAEHNLKNIDVKFPLGVLTCVTGVSGSGKSTLITEILLKGLKRRLYGSREKPGKHKNILGIANIDKVIEIDQTPIGRTPRSNPATYTGVFDLIRQLFAMTREARIRGYKPGRFSFNVKGGRCEFCQGQGTRRIEMHFLPDVYVTCQECKGKRYNPETLQITYKGKNIADVLDMRIDESRQFFANFPKILRLIKALCDVGLGYMTLGQSSTTMSGGEAQRVKLAAELGKPGTGHTLYILDEPTTGLHFADIDNLMTVLRRLTDMGNTVIVIEHNLDVIKMADYIIDLGPEGGEEGGRVIAAGTPEKIIENNHSYTARYLREKLAEEGIGK from the coding sequence ATGAATGATTCGCAGAAATACATCCGCATCCGCGGTGCGGCCGAACATAATCTTAAAAACATCAACGTCGATATTCCCCGCGACAAACTGGTTGTCATTACCGGTTTGAGCGGTTCGGGAAAAAGCTCGCTGGCCTTTGACACCATCTACGCCGAGGGCCAGCGCAAATACGTCGAATCCCTCAGCGCCTACGCCCGCCAGTTCCTCGAACAGATGCAGAAACCTCACGTTGAGCACATCGAGGGGCTGCCTCCCACCATTGCCATCGAACAGCGAAGCGCCTCCAGCAACCCCCGCTCGACCGTGGCAACCACGACGGAAATCTACGACTACTGCCGTCTGCTGTTTGCCCGCATCGGACAGCCCCACTGCTGGAAATGCGGCCGGCCGATTCAGTCGCAGCACGCCACCCAGATTGTCGATTCCATCCTGTCTTTTCCGGAAAATACCCGCATTCAGATCTGCGCCCCGATTGTCCGCGGTCAAAAGGGAGAACACCGGGACATCTTCGCTCAGATTCAGCGGGACGGTTTCGTGCGAGCCCGGGTGGACGGCGTCATCTATGACATCAAAAACATCCCCAAACTGGACAAAAACAAAAAACACGACATCGCCGCCGTCGTGGACCGGCTGATTCTAAAAGACAACATCCGCATCCGGCTGGCCGATTCCATCGAAACCGCCCTGAAAATCGGAGATGGACTGGTCCTGGTGATGGTGCAGACGCCCGAAGAGAAAAAAGACAACGGCGGCGACGGCCAGTGGCGCGACGTTATTTACAGCGAAAAATTCGCCTGCCCCGAACATCCGGAGGCCTCCCTGCCGGAATTGAGCCCCCGGCTGTTCAGCTTCAACAGCCCTTACGGCGCCTGTCCGGCCTGCGACGGACTGGGAACCATCCTCGAGTTTGACCCGGACTTAATCGTGCCGGATAAAACCGTCTCGCTCGAAAACGGCGCTGTCGAGGCCTGGCGCAAAGGCGGCAAACGGATGAACATTTACTACAATCGGCTCATCAACCGATTCTGCCGGCAGTTCGGCATCAGCAAAAGCGAACCCTACAGCAATCTGCCCGCACCGATTCGGCAGATTCTCCTGTACGGAACCACCCCCGAAGACGAGGCCCGTTACGGAATGGCGTTTGAGGGGGTCATTCCCAATCTCCGCCGGCGGTGGGAAAACACCACCAGCGAATACGTCAAAGCCCGCCTGCACGGGTACCTGTCCGAAACGCCCTGCCAGACCTGCAAAGGAACACGGCTGCGTCCGGAGGCCTCCGCCGTAACCATCTGCGGCAAAAACATCAGCCAAATCACCGAAATGACCGTGCAGACCGCCCAGCAATTTTTCGCCGAACTGCCGCTGAATCCCGAACAGGCCGTCATCGCCGAACAGCCCCTGAAGGAAATCCGCGCCCGGCTTCAATTCCTGATTGATGTCGGGTTGGGCTACCTGACGTTAGACCGCACCAGCCGCACGCTCTCCGGCGGCGAAGCCCAGCGGATCCGTCTGGCCACGCAGGTCGGCAGCGGGCTGGTCGGCTGCTGCTACGTGCTCGATGAACCGACAATCGGCCTGCACCGGCGCGACAATGACCGGCTTCTGAGCATCCTCAAACGGCTGCGCGACATCGGCAACACCGTGCTGGTTGTCGAACATGATGAAGAGGTCATCCGCCAGGCCGACTACATCATCGACATCGGGCCGGCCGCCGGAAGCCACGGCGGCCAAGTCGTGGTTGCCGGCTCGCTGGAGGACGTCTGCCGCTGCCCGCAGTCCATCACCGGTCAGTACCTCAGCGGCGCCAAACGCATCGAAATGCCCCCGCGCCGGCACAAAGTTAAAATGTCTTACTGCATCGAAGTCCGGGGAGCCGCCGAACACAACCTGAAAAACATCGATGTCAAATTTCCGCTCGGTGTCCTCACCTGCGTCACCGGCGTCTCCGGCTCCGGCAAAAGCACTCTGATTACCGAAATCCTTCTGAAAGGGCTCAAACGCCGGCTCTACGGCTCCCGCGAAAAACCGGGCAAACACAAAAACATCCTCGGCATCGCCAACATTGACAAAGTCATTGAAATCGACCAAACCCCAATCGGACGGACGCCCCGCAGCAACCCGGCTACTTACACCGGCGTATTTGACCTAATCCGTCAGCTGTTCGCCATGACCCGCGAGGCCCGCATCCGCGGCTACAAGCCCGGCCGGTTCAGCTTCAATGTCAAAGGCGGCCGCTGCGAATTCTGTCAGGGTCAGGGCACCCGACGGATTGAAATGCACTTTCTGCCGGATGTGTACGTCACCTGTCAGGAATGCAAGGGCAAACGGTACAATCCCGAAACCCTCCAGATTACCTACAAAGGCAAGAATATTGCGGATGTTCTGGATATGCGGATTGATGAATCGCGGCAGTTTTTTGCCAACTTCCCCAAGATTCTCCGGCTTATCAAGGCCCTCTGCGATGTCGGGCTGGGCTATATGACCCTCGGGCAGTCTTCCACCACGATGTCCGGCGGCGAAGCCCAGCGGGTCAAGCTGGCTGCTGAATTGGGCAAACCCGGCACCGGTCATACCTTGTATATCCTCGACGAACCCACCACCGGTCTGCACTTTGCTGACATCGACAATCTGATGACCGTGCTGCGGCGTTTGACCGATATGGGCAATACCGTCATCGTCATTGAACACAATTTAGACGTCATCAAAATGGCCGATTACATCATCGACCTGGGCCCCGAAGGCGGGGAGGAAGGCGGGCGTGTCATCGCCGCCGGAACTCCGGAAAAAATCATCGAAAATAACCACTCCTACACCGCCCGATACCTGCGGGAGAAACTGGCCGAAGAAGGCATAGGAAAGTAA
- the nfi gene encoding deoxyribonuclease V (cleaves DNA at apurinic or apyrimidinic sites), producing the protein MQIKHLHSWQVSPKEAASIQSRLAGLVQFCPLPKRIQTAAGLDCAFSGDGLQMAAVIVVLSFPQLEVLEVVQAQDKVRFPYVPGLLSFREAPVCLKAAEKLKIRPDVFLIDGQGVAHPRRLGLASHLGLCLDAPAIGCAKSRLCGVYEEPQTEKGSWSPLWVDGQPAGAVVRTRRGVKPLFVSVGHRAVLEEAVDFVLGCCRRCRLPEPTRLAHQQVSLLKKQL; encoded by the coding sequence GTGCAAATCAAACACTTACATTCGTGGCAGGTCAGCCCGAAGGAGGCGGCATCGATTCAGAGCCGGCTGGCCGGCCTTGTTCAGTTTTGTCCGCTTCCGAAACGCATTCAGACGGCGGCCGGTCTGGATTGTGCCTTCAGCGGGGATGGGCTGCAGATGGCGGCGGTGATTGTGGTGCTGTCGTTTCCGCAGCTGGAGGTGCTGGAGGTTGTGCAGGCGCAGGATAAGGTGCGGTTTCCGTATGTGCCGGGTCTTCTTTCGTTTCGCGAAGCGCCGGTCTGTCTGAAGGCCGCCGAGAAACTCAAAATCCGGCCTGATGTGTTTCTCATTGACGGACAGGGTGTCGCTCATCCCCGACGGCTGGGGCTGGCTTCGCATCTGGGGCTGTGTCTGGATGCCCCGGCAATCGGCTGTGCCAAAAGCCGCCTGTGCGGGGTGTATGAAGAACCCCAAACAGAAAAGGGCAGCTGGAGTCCGCTCTGGGTGGATGGTCAGCCCGCGGGGGCTGTGGTGCGAACCCGCAGGGGCGTAAAACCTCTGTTTGTTTCCGTCGGGCATCGGGCGGTTCTGGAGGAGGCGGTTGACTTTGTGCTGGGATGCTGCCGGCGGTGCCGCCTGCCGGAGCCGACGCGCCTGGCCCACCAGCAGGTGAGCCTGCTGAAGAAACAGCTTTAA